Proteins co-encoded in one Microbacterium hydrocarbonoxydans genomic window:
- the phnE gene encoding phosphonate ABC transporter, permease protein PhnE has product MTTTVLAPPATDQTIPQRPRRPWLVASWIIVTGIVVLAFWSIDINWGRLVDLPSEIVRYTVLMFGDPNWEKLPEALWQTWRSIEMAWVGTILGILLATPLSLVAARGFGPAWLRALLRGLFSLIRAVPEIIIAIVILSVTGLTPFTGALALAINGIGTLGKWGYEAVEAVPRGPIEAARAAGGGTLQVLRWGVWPQAEPTFWSFWLYRFEINVRSSAVLGLIGVGGIGDMLTSYTQYREWSTVGVLLIVVVVVTMLVDGASGAIRRRIMEGARARVLS; this is encoded by the coding sequence ATGACCACCACCGTGCTCGCCCCGCCCGCGACCGATCAGACGATCCCGCAGAGGCCCCGCCGGCCGTGGCTCGTGGCCTCCTGGATCATCGTCACCGGCATCGTCGTGCTGGCCTTCTGGTCGATCGACATCAACTGGGGCCGGCTGGTCGATCTCCCCTCCGAGATCGTGCGGTACACGGTGCTGATGTTCGGCGATCCGAACTGGGAGAAGCTGCCCGAGGCGCTGTGGCAGACCTGGCGAAGCATCGAGATGGCGTGGGTCGGCACGATCCTCGGCATCCTGCTCGCGACACCGCTGAGCCTCGTCGCCGCCCGCGGCTTCGGTCCCGCCTGGCTGCGCGCGCTGCTGCGCGGACTGTTCTCGCTGATCAGGGCGGTGCCCGAGATCATCATCGCGATCGTGATCCTGTCGGTCACCGGTCTCACCCCTTTCACGGGTGCGCTCGCGCTGGCGATCAACGGGATCGGCACGCTCGGCAAATGGGGCTACGAGGCGGTCGAGGCCGTGCCCCGCGGGCCCATCGAGGCCGCTCGCGCAGCCGGCGGCGGCACACTGCAGGTGCTGCGCTGGGGTGTCTGGCCGCAGGCGGAGCCCACATTCTGGTCATTCTGGCTCTATCGCTTCGAGATCAACGTGCGGTCGTCGGCCGTGCTCGGTCTGATCGGCGTCGGCGGAATCGGTGACATGCTGACCTCGTACACGCAGTACCGTGAGTGGTCGACGGTGGGCGTGCTGCTCATCGTGGTCGTCGTCGTGACGATGCTGGTCGACGGGGCATCCGGAGCCATCCGCCGCCGCATCATGGAGGGAGCCCGAGCCCGTGTTCTCTCCTAG
- a CDS encoding haloacid dehalogenase-like hydrolase: MNSILLFDFDGTIALGDGPVLAYAAQVAAALGDRDGFVDGIRETLSAADGGALDGYDAVRRAATARGADSRLLSAAYLASRAELATAAAPISAPAGLADFLAAAAASAERVLVTNAPAIRIDEALEALGLTGLFDRIVTSARKPAGLVAFLAALPDDARVLSIGDIWHNDLAPAHARGHATALIGGFPDGEATPTYRAADFATLIPQLDAWLRHEPAPVPALTSPTPIEG; the protein is encoded by the coding sequence GTGAACTCCATCCTCCTCTTCGACTTCGACGGCACGATCGCGCTCGGTGACGGTCCGGTGCTGGCCTATGCCGCGCAGGTGGCTGCCGCGCTCGGCGACAGGGACGGGTTCGTCGACGGCATCCGCGAGACGCTCTCTGCGGCAGACGGCGGGGCGCTCGACGGCTACGACGCGGTGCGTCGAGCAGCCACCGCACGGGGCGCGGACTCCCGGCTCCTCAGTGCCGCGTACCTCGCGAGCCGCGCTGAGCTCGCGACCGCGGCGGCGCCGATCTCGGCTCCCGCCGGTCTCGCCGACTTCCTCGCCGCGGCGGCTGCTTCCGCCGAGCGCGTGCTCGTCACCAACGCGCCGGCGATCCGCATCGACGAGGCGCTCGAGGCGCTCGGTCTGACGGGGCTGTTCGATCGCATCGTCACGAGCGCCCGCAAGCCCGCGGGCCTGGTCGCCTTTCTCGCTGCCCTTCCTGACGATGCTCGCGTGCTGAGCATCGGGGACATCTGGCACAACGATCTGGCTCCGGCCCACGCACGTGGTCACGCGACCGCGCTGATCGGCGGCTTCCCAGACGGGGAAGCGACTCCCACCTATCGCGCTGCCGACTTCGCGACGCTGATCCCTCAGCTCGACGCCTGGCTGCGCCACGAACCCGCACCTGTCCCTGCCCTCACCTCTCCCACCCCCATCGAAGGATGA
- the phnE gene encoding phosphonate ABC transporter, permease protein PhnE, translating into MTHVTASATPTRTPLDVPARPRGAWKAPVIAAAVVAVTVVMCLPGIGIGVDLAAIARNWQNGADKIVKLLMPDWSFFPRTLPPLVETLQMAVIATAIGAVISLPLSFWAARATNPNAPARIAVRGLLNVIRSVPDLLYAAILVAMVGVGALPGILALLLFNVGIIVKLVSEAIDTNDRGPLEAGRAVGATQAKINRTLALPDAWPAFANQTLYVFELNVRASTVLGLVGAGGMGLLIDAVRTFYRYDQLSLIILEILIVVIVIDLVSDAIRRRLV; encoded by the coding sequence ATGACGCACGTCACTGCGTCGGCGACCCCGACGCGAACACCTCTCGATGTGCCCGCGCGCCCGCGTGGCGCGTGGAAGGCGCCGGTCATCGCGGCGGCCGTCGTCGCCGTCACAGTCGTCATGTGTCTGCCCGGAATCGGGATCGGCGTCGACCTCGCGGCGATCGCGCGCAACTGGCAGAACGGCGCTGACAAGATCGTCAAGCTCCTGATGCCCGACTGGAGCTTCTTCCCGCGCACGCTGCCGCCGCTCGTCGAGACGCTGCAGATGGCGGTGATCGCCACGGCGATCGGGGCCGTGATCTCGCTGCCGCTCAGCTTCTGGGCGGCGCGCGCGACCAACCCGAACGCCCCGGCGCGCATCGCGGTGCGCGGGCTGCTCAACGTCATCCGCAGCGTTCCCGACCTGCTGTATGCCGCGATCCTCGTGGCGATGGTCGGCGTGGGAGCCCTTCCCGGCATCCTGGCGCTGCTTCTCTTCAACGTCGGCATCATCGTGAAGCTGGTCTCGGAGGCGATCGACACGAACGATCGGGGTCCTCTCGAAGCGGGCCGAGCCGTCGGCGCGACTCAGGCGAAGATCAATCGCACACTGGCGCTGCCCGACGCCTGGCCCGCGTTCGCCAACCAGACGCTCTACGTGTTCGAGCTGAACGTGCGCGCCTCGACCGTGCTGGGACTCGTCGGCGCGGGCGGCATGGGACTGCTCATCGATGCCGTGCGCACGTTCTATCGGTACGACCAGCTCTCGCTCATCATCCTGGAGATCCTCATCGTGGTCATCGTGATCGACCTCGTCTCCGACGCGATCCGCCGGAGGCTCGTATGA
- the aceA gene encoding isocitrate lyase: MTNTAQNQTPRPAGLRSGDQVQTAAELREIWETDPRWDGVERTYTAEDVIRIRGSVREDATLAHRGAENLWNLLHTEDYVRALGAYTGGQAVQQVRAGLKAIYLSGWQVAADGNLAGQTYPDQSLYPANSVPAVVRRINNALIRQDQLEHAEGDVTQDWLAPIVADAEAGFGGPLNAYELAQSLIQAGAAAIHWEDQLASEKKCGHLGGKVLVPTQQHIRTLNAARLAADVAGVPTVIIARTDALAADLLTSDVDERDQQFTTGERTTEGFYRIRPGIESVISRGLAFAPYADLLWVETGEPDIELAREFAAAIHAQFPGKLLAYNCSPSFNWKRHLSDAEIATFQQELADLGYKFQFITLAGFHALNHSMFDLARGYAERAMSAYVELQEAEFAAEANGYTATKHQREAGTGYFDVISTALNPDSATLALAGSTEAAQFH, encoded by the coding sequence ATGACGAACACCGCTCAGAACCAGACGCCTCGCCCCGCAGGTCTGCGCTCCGGCGACCAGGTTCAGACGGCCGCCGAGCTCCGGGAGATCTGGGAGACGGATCCCCGCTGGGACGGCGTCGAGCGCACCTACACGGCAGAAGACGTCATCCGCATCCGCGGCTCGGTGCGCGAAGACGCGACCCTCGCCCATCGCGGCGCCGAGAACCTGTGGAACCTGCTGCACACCGAGGACTACGTGCGGGCCCTGGGTGCCTACACCGGCGGCCAGGCGGTGCAGCAGGTGCGCGCCGGCCTCAAGGCCATCTATCTCTCGGGCTGGCAGGTCGCGGCCGACGGCAACCTCGCCGGCCAGACGTACCCCGACCAGTCGCTCTACCCCGCGAACTCGGTGCCGGCGGTCGTGCGTCGCATCAACAACGCGCTGATCCGTCAGGACCAGCTCGAGCACGCCGAGGGCGACGTCACGCAGGACTGGCTGGCCCCGATCGTGGCCGATGCCGAGGCAGGGTTCGGCGGACCGCTCAACGCGTACGAGCTGGCGCAGTCGCTGATCCAGGCCGGTGCCGCCGCGATCCACTGGGAGGACCAGCTCGCGAGCGAGAAGAAGTGCGGTCATCTCGGCGGCAAGGTGCTGGTGCCCACGCAGCAGCACATCCGCACCCTGAATGCGGCCCGCCTCGCGGCCGATGTGGCAGGTGTCCCGACGGTGATCATCGCCAGGACGGATGCACTGGCCGCCGACCTGCTCACGAGCGATGTCGACGAGCGCGATCAGCAGTTCACGACCGGCGAGCGGACGACCGAAGGCTTCTATCGCATCCGGCCCGGCATCGAGTCGGTCATCAGCCGAGGCCTGGCCTTCGCGCCGTACGCCGATCTGCTGTGGGTCGAGACGGGTGAGCCCGACATCGAGCTGGCGCGGGAGTTCGCCGCAGCGATCCACGCGCAGTTCCCCGGCAAGCTGCTCGCCTACAACTGCTCGCCGAGCTTCAACTGGAAGCGCCACCTGTCGGACGCCGAGATCGCGACGTTCCAGCAGGAGCTGGCTGACCTGGGCTACAAGTTCCAGTTCATCACGCTCGCCGGCTTCCACGCCCTGAACCACTCGATGTTCGACCTCGCTCGCGGCTACGCCGAGCGCGCCATGAGCGCGTACGTCGAGCTGCAGGAGGCCGAGTTCGCCGCCGAGGCGAACGGCTACACCGCCACCAAGCACCAGCGCGAGGCGGGTACCGGCTACTTCGACGTCATCTCCACCGCGCTCAACCCCGACAGCGCGACGCTCGCCCTCGCCGGCTCCACCGAAGCCGCGCAGTTCCACTAA
- a CDS encoding XRE family transcriptional regulator, which translates to MSPSTSPGAPISEAQDADALTIGRRIRRLRTARGMTLDDLAAAVDRAPSQMSMIETGKREPKLTQLQAIARALGVTIDALLEGEPLDERSAIEIALERAMKGHTFQALGIEPFRIAKSMPTDALRALLALHGEIDRLKDERAATPEEARRANVELRHLMRRQDNHFPELEAKAAEILAAVGHPGGPLTQRTASEIAAYLGFTLHYAPDLPQTTRSVADLANGRLYLSSSVPAKGDARTAVLQALSSRILGHSEPRSYAEFLRQRVETNYLTGALLVPEAHVVPALKDAKSRRAISIEDLRDAYSVSYETAAHRFTNLATRHLDIPVHFLKVHESGTITKAYENDDVNFPTDRLGAIEGQMCCRRWTSRVVFDEDDRFNPYYQYTDTGNGTYWCTARVEASSEGLHSVSVGVRFDDTKWFVGRDTGHRGVSKHSVEVCCRRAPADLEERWRENSWPNVKTPRTLLATLPTGSFPGVDTTDVYEFLDAHAPR; encoded by the coding sequence ATGAGCCCTTCGACGAGCCCAGGCGCCCCGATCTCTGAGGCGCAAGACGCCGATGCCCTCACGATCGGGCGCCGCATCCGCCGACTGCGCACCGCGCGCGGCATGACCCTCGACGACCTCGCCGCGGCCGTGGATCGGGCGCCGAGTCAGATGTCGATGATCGAGACGGGAAAGCGAGAGCCGAAGCTCACGCAGCTGCAGGCGATCGCGCGGGCGCTCGGCGTGACGATCGACGCGCTGCTCGAAGGCGAGCCTCTCGATGAGCGCAGTGCGATCGAGATCGCACTCGAACGAGCGATGAAGGGGCATACCTTCCAGGCGCTGGGGATCGAGCCGTTCCGCATCGCGAAGAGCATGCCGACCGATGCCCTCAGGGCGCTGCTCGCTCTGCACGGCGAGATCGACCGCCTGAAGGACGAGCGGGCCGCCACCCCAGAGGAGGCACGTCGCGCCAACGTCGAGCTGCGCCACCTGATGCGACGCCAGGACAACCATTTCCCCGAGCTCGAGGCGAAGGCCGCTGAGATCCTCGCCGCGGTCGGGCACCCGGGTGGGCCGCTCACGCAGCGCACGGCATCCGAGATCGCGGCCTATCTCGGATTCACGCTGCATTATGCTCCGGACCTGCCTCAGACCACTCGCAGCGTCGCCGACCTCGCGAACGGGCGGCTGTACCTGTCGAGCAGCGTGCCGGCCAAGGGCGATGCGCGCACGGCGGTGCTGCAGGCTCTGTCCAGCCGCATCCTGGGCCACTCCGAACCCCGCAGCTACGCGGAGTTCCTGCGTCAGCGTGTGGAGACGAACTACCTCACCGGGGCCCTGCTGGTGCCGGAGGCGCATGTCGTGCCGGCGCTGAAGGATGCCAAATCGCGCAGGGCGATCTCGATCGAGGATCTGCGCGATGCCTATTCCGTCTCGTACGAGACGGCGGCCCACCGATTCACGAACCTCGCCACCCGTCACCTCGACATCCCCGTGCACTTCCTCAAGGTGCACGAGTCGGGCACCATCACGAAGGCGTATGAGAACGACGACGTGAACTTCCCGACCGATCGTCTGGGGGCGATCGAGGGGCAGATGTGCTGCCGACGCTGGACGAGTCGTGTCGTGTTCGACGAGGACGATCGCTTCAACCCCTACTACCAGTACACCGACACGGGCAACGGCACCTACTGGTGCACGGCGCGCGTCGAGGCGTCGAGCGAGGGGCTGCACTCGGTCAGCGTGGGAGTGCGCTTCGACGACACGAAGTGGTTCGTCGGCCGCGACACCGGGCATCGCGGGGTGTCGAAGCACTCCGTCGAGGTCTGCTGCCGCAGGGCGCCCGCTGACCTCGAGGAGCGGTGGCGTGAGAACTCCTGGCCCAACGTGAAGACCCCGCGCACCCTGCTGGCCACGCTGCCGACCGGTTCGTTCCCCGGCGTGGACACGACCGACGTCTACGAGTTCCTCGACGCCCACGCCCCTCGCTGA
- the phnC gene encoding phosphonate ABC transporter ATP-binding protein codes for MSDLIPTVDVAAQAAASTPWSIRLDDVTVRYPNGTVGLNRVSLDIAAGEMVVVVGLSGSGKSTLIRTINGLVPVTSGTLDVGEHRVSDASARTLRRLRGDIGMVFQGFNLAGRASVLQNVLVGRLAHTPLWRTLLGAYPEADRQLAYHALDRVGILQKLHSRAADLSGGQQQRVAIARALAQEPRIVLADEPVASLDPPTAHGVMNDLRRINRDLGITVLVNLHLLDLAREYGARMIGMRAGEVVYDGPATGATDADFEAIYGRSLTPEDRLDA; via the coding sequence TTGTCGGATCTCATCCCGACCGTGGACGTCGCAGCTCAGGCTGCGGCGTCCACGCCGTGGTCGATCCGTCTCGACGATGTCACGGTGCGCTATCCCAACGGGACCGTCGGTCTGAATCGGGTGTCGCTCGACATCGCGGCGGGCGAGATGGTGGTGGTCGTGGGGCTCTCGGGCTCGGGCAAGTCCACACTCATCCGCACCATCAACGGCCTGGTGCCGGTGACCAGCGGCACGCTCGACGTCGGCGAGCACCGGGTCAGCGATGCCTCTGCGCGCACGCTGCGACGGCTCCGCGGCGACATCGGCATGGTCTTCCAGGGGTTCAACCTGGCCGGTCGTGCGAGCGTGCTGCAGAACGTTCTGGTCGGGCGTCTCGCGCACACCCCGCTGTGGCGCACGCTGCTCGGCGCATACCCCGAAGCCGACAGGCAGCTCGCGTATCACGCACTCGACCGCGTCGGCATCCTGCAGAAGCTGCACTCGCGGGCCGCGGACCTCTCGGGCGGTCAGCAACAGCGAGTCGCGATCGCGCGGGCACTCGCGCAGGAGCCGCGCATCGTGCTCGCCGACGAACCGGTCGCGAGTCTCGACCCGCCGACCGCGCACGGAGTGATGAACGACCTGCGACGCATCAACCGCGATCTCGGCATCACGGTGCTCGTGAATCTGCATCTGCTCGACCTCGCCCGTGAGTACGGCGCGCGGATGATCGGCATGCGCGCGGGAGAGGTCGTCTACGACGGCCCTGCGACCGGCGCGACGGATGCCGATTTCGAGGCCATCTACGGACGCTCGCTCACCCCGGAAGACCGGTTGGACGCATGA
- a CDS encoding amino acid deaminase has translation MSELDVLLTAARRAQHDSPDAASAAIDGLPWLAASIDDDRAQARFDAWGLSTVIDENVGAPVISRSLFVELHRRAGIEAAWPIGNAGLLHCYGYLLSLIETPYGFKRDRWIGGTLAAACDLSPDAFLPWQHGRTLLERARAAADGILTHAAASATMTVDGRSTHLGLSRPHGDAALAYAVAAAADSPPLLITLFPVSDAHAVHAEFATVARLRWNAA, from the coding sequence GTGTCCGAACTCGACGTCCTCCTGACCGCCGCGAGGCGTGCGCAGCACGATTCACCAGACGCCGCGAGCGCCGCGATCGACGGCCTCCCCTGGCTCGCGGCGTCGATCGACGACGACCGCGCACAGGCTCGCTTCGACGCCTGGGGGCTGTCGACGGTGATCGATGAGAACGTCGGCGCCCCGGTGATCTCACGGTCCCTGTTCGTCGAGCTGCACCGTCGGGCCGGCATCGAGGCGGCGTGGCCGATCGGCAACGCCGGCCTCCTGCACTGCTACGGCTACCTGCTCTCGCTCATCGAGACACCGTACGGATTCAAACGCGATCGGTGGATCGGCGGCACGCTCGCGGCCGCGTGCGACCTCTCCCCCGACGCGTTCCTCCCCTGGCAGCACGGCCGCACCCTGCTCGAGAGGGCGAGGGCCGCCGCGGACGGCATCCTCACGCACGCCGCAGCATCCGCGACGATGACCGTCGACGGCCGGAGCACGCATCTCGGACTCAGCCGGCCGCACGGGGACGCCGCCCTGGCCTACGCGGTCGCCGCCGCAGCGGACTCGCCCCCGCTGCTCATCACGCTGTTCCCCGTGAGCGACGCGCACGCCGTGCATGCGGAGTTCGCCACCGTCGCCCGCCTGCGCTGGAACGCCGCCTGA
- the aceB gene encoding malate synthase A, with protein sequence MTTPTAPPTTSPTTAPIQTTQQGPAIAVTGPLRERYDEILTPEALAFLTELHHRFASRRHDRLADRMRRRFEIGNGHDPRFRDDTAHIRADADWRVAGAGPGLEDRRVEITGPTDPKMTINALNSGARVWLADQEDATSPTWKNVIEGQLSLRDAIRGELSFTGPSTGSTPGKEYRVTAERTPTIVMRPRGWHLPEKHLQFIDRAGRRTAASGSLVDFGLYFLHNAQELIANGRGPYFYIAKLESSEEAKLWDDVFSFSEEYIGIPHGTIRATVLIETLPAAFEMDEILYELRDHCAGLNAGRWDYIFSIIKNYRGRGARFVLPDRSEVTMTVPFMRAYTELLVQTCHKRGAYAIGGMSAFIPNRRDPEVTARAFEKVSADKKREAGDGFDGTWVAHPDLIPTAQAEFDAVLGERPNQVDRQRPEVAVTAAQLLDVHIGRPITARGVRDNVSVAIRYLEAWLRGLGAVAIDNLMEDAATAEISRSQVWQWIHQDRTTEDGTPITPEYVEGLISEVLDEAERHTDDRFDDAASVFRDVALQEEFPAFLTLGAYSRFLVEEA encoded by the coding sequence ATGACCACTCCCACCGCACCCCCGACCACCAGCCCCACCACGGCCCCGATCCAGACGACTCAACAGGGTCCGGCGATCGCCGTCACCGGCCCGCTGCGCGAGCGCTACGACGAGATCCTCACGCCCGAGGCGCTCGCGTTCCTCACCGAACTGCACCACCGATTCGCCTCGCGCCGACACGATCGCCTCGCCGACCGCATGCGCCGCCGCTTCGAGATCGGGAACGGACACGACCCCCGGTTCCGCGACGACACCGCGCACATCCGCGCGGATGCCGACTGGCGGGTCGCGGGTGCGGGGCCCGGCCTCGAGGATCGTCGGGTCGAGATCACCGGCCCCACCGACCCGAAGATGACGATCAACGCCCTGAACTCCGGGGCGCGCGTCTGGCTCGCGGATCAGGAGGACGCGACGAGTCCCACCTGGAAGAACGTCATCGAGGGGCAGCTGTCGCTCCGCGACGCGATCCGCGGCGAGCTGTCGTTCACGGGCCCGTCGACCGGGTCGACGCCCGGGAAGGAGTACCGCGTCACGGCCGAGCGCACTCCCACCATCGTGATGCGTCCTCGCGGCTGGCATCTGCCCGAGAAGCACCTGCAGTTCATCGATCGGGCGGGGCGCCGCACCGCGGCATCCGGTTCGCTCGTCGACTTCGGTCTGTACTTCCTGCACAACGCTCAGGAGCTGATCGCGAACGGACGCGGCCCGTACTTCTACATCGCGAAGCTCGAATCGAGCGAGGAGGCCAAGCTGTGGGACGACGTCTTCTCGTTCAGCGAGGAGTACATCGGCATCCCGCACGGCACGATCCGGGCGACGGTCCTGATCGAGACGCTGCCCGCCGCATTCGAGATGGACGAGATCCTCTACGAGCTGCGTGATCACTGCGCAGGCCTCAACGCCGGACGGTGGGACTACATCTTCTCGATCATCAAGAACTACCGCGGCCGTGGCGCGCGCTTCGTGCTCCCGGATCGCAGCGAGGTCACGATGACCGTGCCGTTCATGCGCGCCTACACCGAGCTTCTCGTGCAGACCTGCCACAAGCGGGGTGCGTACGCGATCGGCGGCATGAGCGCCTTCATCCCCAACCGCCGCGACCCCGAGGTCACCGCACGGGCATTCGAGAAGGTCTCGGCCGACAAGAAGCGCGAGGCGGGCGACGGCTTCGACGGCACCTGGGTGGCCCACCCCGATCTGATCCCCACCGCACAGGCGGAGTTCGACGCCGTGCTCGGCGAGCGACCGAACCAGGTCGACCGCCAGCGGCCCGAGGTCGCGGTGACCGCGGCGCAGCTGCTCGACGTGCACATCGGGCGCCCGATCACTGCGCGGGGAGTGCGCGACAACGTCTCGGTGGCGATCCGCTACCTCGAGGCGTGGCTGCGGGGCCTGGGCGCGGTGGCGATCGACAATCTGATGGAGGATGCGGCGACCGCCGAGATCAGCCGCTCGCAGGTGTGGCAGTGGATCCACCAGGACCGCACCACCGAAGACGGCACGCCGATCACCCCCGAGTACGTCGAGGGCCTGATCTCCGAGGTTCTCGACGAGGCGGAGCGCCACACCGACGACCGCTTCGACGACGCCGCATCCGTGTTCCGCGACGTCGCTCTGCAGGAGGAGTTCCCGGCGTTCCTGACGCTCGGCGCCTACAGCAGGTTCCTCGTCGAAGAGGCCTGA
- the phnD gene encoding phosphate/phosphite/phosphonate ABC transporter substrate-binding protein yields the protein MRTSPFRRTTASLVAAGALLTVVLAGCSSSTAAPEDSAAPAPDPDSLVLALVPSQDQDGLVETAAPLTDYLTEELGIEVTGVVSKDYQAAVEAMGAGQAQIGFLPSLQLWQANDMYDASVVLQTERNGNITYPAQFMTNDPDKYCDDEPVERDGMLFCNGADAMTGPAGLDSIGKVEGAKVAVLGPGSPAGYIYPILALQEAGLDTDTDIQQIPVTANDASVLAVYNGDAEVGFSFWDARTIVQKDTPDVGEKVVVFAMTEEIPNDGVAVSSDLSPELQDRITKALEDFSNTEEGSEILTSIYSITKLAPADPDSLDVVARAAQALGLQ from the coding sequence ATGCGTACCTCTCCCTTCCGCCGCACCACTGCGAGCCTCGTCGCCGCAGGAGCGCTGCTGACCGTCGTGCTCGCGGGCTGCTCGAGCAGCACTGCCGCGCCCGAGGACTCGGCGGCACCCGCACCGGACCCCGATTCGCTCGTGCTCGCCCTCGTGCCGTCACAGGACCAGGACGGACTCGTCGAGACCGCCGCACCGCTCACCGACTACCTCACGGAGGAGCTCGGCATCGAGGTCACCGGGGTCGTCTCGAAGGACTACCAGGCGGCCGTCGAGGCGATGGGCGCGGGTCAGGCCCAGATCGGGTTCCTGCCGTCGCTGCAGCTGTGGCAGGCGAACGACATGTACGACGCGTCGGTGGTGCTGCAGACCGAGCGCAACGGCAACATCACCTACCCCGCCCAGTTCATGACCAACGACCCCGACAAGTACTGCGACGACGAGCCGGTCGAGCGTGATGGGATGCTGTTCTGCAACGGCGCCGACGCGATGACCGGCCCTGCGGGGCTCGACAGCATCGGCAAGGTCGAGGGCGCCAAGGTCGCGGTGCTCGGCCCCGGCTCGCCCGCGGGGTACATCTATCCGATCCTGGCTCTGCAGGAGGCGGGCCTGGACACCGACACCGACATCCAGCAGATCCCGGTGACGGCCAACGACGCCTCGGTGCTGGCCGTCTACAACGGCGACGCCGAGGTCGGCTTCAGCTTCTGGGACGCCCGCACCATCGTGCAGAAGGACACTCCCGACGTCGGGGAGAAGGTCGTCGTGTTCGCGATGACGGAGGAGATCCCGAACGACGGCGTCGCCGTGTCGTCCGACCTCTCGCCTGAACTCCAGGACCGCATCACGAAGGCGCTCGAAGACTTCTCGAACACCGAAGAGGGGTCGGAGATCCTCACCAGCATCTACTCGATCACCAAGCTCGCACCGGCCGATCCCGACTCGCTCGATGTCGTGGCCCGCGCCGCCCAGGCTCTGGGGCTGCAGTAA
- a CDS encoding AraC family transcriptional regulator, which yields MIGRDAEGVARRVLGDAMARVIDDGQLSAWARRLAGAAEWEGGGASDPVVPGWISSNVIRLDGQMGMMQLSNFGAMSADDPSAFEAALLRRSIGVTMLYSTLETPHTVSYDRGAPEDEDIVIIGMSNHGGQRLRTATGLQSMGVGRMGFMSSLGASSIEHLGVSETTGVVVPISAVPGHRQMLARGADVFPDTPLTRASGAAFSSMLYEWMRDPDQGVGALAGTESALVALVRGLFRQFPGDGETDRASELRAEAVRVIDRRHRHADFGIDMLATELHVSRRQLFRLFSGTDETLAERLLRRRLDTAREELLAVPPRDLATVAARSGFLDAGALRAQFARHVGLSPSAFRLAAASQPRLAEAMLLSDEQASPAS from the coding sequence GTGATCGGCCGCGACGCCGAGGGGGTGGCGCGCAGAGTTCTGGGGGACGCCATGGCGCGCGTGATCGACGACGGACAGCTCAGCGCATGGGCGCGACGACTGGCAGGTGCGGCGGAATGGGAGGGCGGCGGCGCATCGGACCCCGTCGTGCCCGGCTGGATCTCCTCGAACGTGATCAGACTCGACGGTCAGATGGGCATGATGCAGCTGTCGAACTTCGGTGCCATGAGCGCCGACGACCCGTCGGCTTTCGAGGCCGCTCTGCTGCGGCGCTCGATCGGCGTGACGATGCTCTACAGCACGCTCGAGACGCCGCACACCGTGAGCTACGACCGTGGTGCGCCGGAGGACGAAGACATCGTGATCATCGGCATGTCGAATCACGGAGGGCAGCGGCTGCGCACCGCGACAGGCCTGCAGTCCATGGGCGTCGGACGCATGGGCTTCATGTCGAGCCTCGGCGCGTCGTCGATCGAGCATCTCGGAGTGAGCGAGACGACGGGCGTCGTGGTGCCGATCTCGGCCGTGCCCGGGCATCGTCAGATGTTGGCCAGAGGCGCGGACGTCTTTCCCGACACCCCGCTGACCCGGGCGTCGGGTGCCGCGTTCTCGAGCATGCTCTACGAATGGATGCGCGATCCCGACCAGGGCGTCGGCGCACTCGCCGGCACCGAATCCGCGCTCGTGGCGCTCGTGCGAGGGCTCTTCCGGCAGTTCCCGGGCGATGGGGAGACAGACAGGGCGAGTGAGCTGCGGGCGGAGGCGGTCAGAGTCATCGACCGTCGTCACCGCCACGCGGACTTCGGGATCGACATGCTCGCGACCGAACTGCACGTGAGCCGTAGGCAGTTGTTCCGCCTGTTCTCGGGGACCGACGAGACGCTGGCCGAGCGGCTGCTGCGTCGTCGACTCGACACGGCGCGGGAAGAGCTCCTGGCGGTCCCGCCGCGGGATCTCGCGACCGTGGCGGCGCGATCGGGCTTTCTGGATGCCGGCGCGCTGCGTGCGCAGTTCGCGCGCCACGTGGGCCTCAGCCCGAGTGCCTTCCGCCTGGCAGCGGCGTCTCAGCCGCGCCTCGCCGAGGCGATGCTGCTCTCGGACGAGCAGGCGAGCCCCGCGTCGTGA